One stretch of Croceibacterium atlanticum DNA includes these proteins:
- a CDS encoding phytase, protein MRKVAIILSLATALAGCATTPTGLPPVAVTASAETVPVGTANADAADDPAVWHNAANPAASLVIGTDKKAGLHVYGLDGASKSFVAAGLVNNVALVETPGHGVIVAASNRDNPVRAAISIYRLDTDRAELNFLGKADGGEGEGYGFCMWQKGDETRAYSALKHGTVIEYRLDLSQAAPRSEKLREMAIPTQIEGCVVDPRDGTLYVGEEAGGIWRFAPDETQGEIVAAVDNRYLVADVEGLALVTDGADGGNLVASSQGDNAYAVFSLPDVTPIGRFRVAEGQFGSTEETDGIELVAGNYGPDFPEGLFVAQDGQNGAEAQNFKLVSWKAIKDALGI, encoded by the coding sequence ATGCGTAAGGTTGCGATAATCCTCAGCCTGGCAACGGCTCTTGCCGGATGTGCCACGACCCCCACCGGCCTGCCTCCGGTTGCCGTCACCGCTTCGGCGGAGACAGTGCCGGTCGGCACCGCCAATGCGGATGCGGCGGACGATCCGGCGGTGTGGCACAATGCCGCGAACCCGGCCGCGAGCCTTGTGATCGGGACGGACAAGAAGGCGGGCCTTCACGTCTATGGCCTGGACGGTGCGAGCAAGAGCTTCGTGGCGGCCGGCCTCGTCAACAATGTCGCGCTGGTTGAAACGCCGGGTCATGGCGTGATCGTGGCGGCGAGCAATCGCGACAATCCCGTGCGGGCCGCGATCAGCATCTATCGGCTTGATACGGACAGGGCGGAGCTGAATTTCCTCGGCAAGGCCGATGGAGGGGAGGGTGAAGGCTATGGCTTCTGCATGTGGCAGAAGGGCGATGAAACCCGCGCCTATTCCGCGCTGAAGCACGGCACTGTCATCGAATATCGGCTGGACCTGTCGCAGGCTGCGCCGCGCAGCGAGAAATTGCGGGAAATGGCCATCCCCACCCAGATAGAAGGCTGCGTCGTCGATCCGCGTGACGGCACGCTCTATGTCGGGGAAGAGGCGGGCGGCATCTGGCGTTTCGCGCCGGATGAGACGCAAGGCGAAATCGTGGCCGCGGTGGATAATCGCTATCTCGTGGCCGACGTGGAAGGGCTGGCCCTGGTCACGGATGGCGCGGATGGCGGCAATCTGGTTGCGTCCAGCCAGGGCGACAATGCCTATGCCGTGTTCAGCCTGCCGGATGTCACGCCGATCGGCCGTTTCCGCGTGGCCGAAGGGCAGTTCGGTTCGACCGAGGAAACAGACGGGATCGAATTGGTGGCAGGCAATTACGGCCCCGATTTCCCCGAAGGCCTGTTCGTTGCACAGGATGGGCAGAACGGCGCGGAGGCGCAGAACTTCAAGCTCGTCTCCTGGAAGGCGATCAAGGACGCGCTCGGGATCTAG